One window from the genome of Solea solea chromosome 2, fSolSol10.1, whole genome shotgun sequence encodes:
- the slc5a3b gene encoding sodium/myo-inositol cotransporter, producing MRPSMEAADIAVVALYFVLVLAIGFVAMWKANRNTVSGYFLAGRSMTWIVIGASLFVSNIGSEHFIGLAGSGAASGYAVGAWEFNAVLLLQLLGWVFIPVYIHSGVYTMPEYLSKRYGGNRLKVYFAFLSILLYIFTKLSVDLYAGALFIQESLGWNLYLSIVLLISMTALLTVTGGLVAVLYTDALQAVLMIGGALTLTIMSLNKVGGLEGVRTKYMQAVPNVSAIIATGNFTYSPSCRIDPKPNSLHILRGPLDEDIPWPGFLLGQTPASIWYWCADQVIVQRVLAAKNIAHAKCSTLMAGFLKVLPMFLIVIPGMISRILFADEIACIGPEHCMAVCGSQAGCSNIAYPRLVLAVMPVGLRGLMMAVMIAALMSDLDSIFNSASTIFTLDIYQTIRRKASQRELVVVGRMFVVVMVAISIAWVPVIIEMQGGQTYLYIQEVAGYLTPPIAALFLLGVFWRRCNETGAFWGGMTGFVFGTIRLILAFIYRQPRCDQPDDRPAFIIHIHYMYFAAGLFWMSGLVAVVVSLCTASPDKERVRTTTFWGLSSIQRVPTKDQEEMYRLNDENHCNGDGKLLKEMPPDVRKERCLDGADVKLLVPSTDHDPATPSTEASPATTPAEQFSNERMEMRAEEGCQGTAESSRCTRLLDWLCSYKEGAQNAEQKTLQENAEIIAEMLHEPPRVKLFLNVGLVCVCSVGIFMFVYFSL from the coding sequence ATGCGTCCTTCAATGGAAGCAGCGGACATAGCTGTGGTAGCACTGTATTTTGTCCTGGTGCTCGCCATCGGGTTTGTTGCCATGTGGAAAGCGAACCGcaacactgtgagtggctactTCCTGGCTGGACGCTCCATGACGTGGATTGTGATAGGTGCCTCACTCTTTGTGAGTAACATTGGCAGTGAACATTTCATCGGCTTGGCTGGATCAGGAGCAGCGAGTGGCTATGCTGTTGGAGCATGGGAATTCAATgcagttcttcttctgcagctGCTTGGCTGGGTGTTCATCCCTGTGTATATCCATTCAGGAGTCTACACCATGCCGGAGTACCTGTCCAAACGCTACGGTGGCAACAGGCTAAAGGTTTACTTTGCTTTCTTGTctattttactttacatttttaccaAGCTGTCTGTGGACCTGTATGCTGGAGCCCTGTTTATTCAAGAGTCCTTGGGGTGGAACCTTTATCTGTCCATTGTCCTGCTTATCAGTATGACTGCCTTGCTCACTGTCACTGGTGGACTAGTGGCAGTTCTATATACAGATGCCCTTCAGGCAGTGTTGATGATTGGTGGTGCCCTAACATTAACCATTATGAGCCTTAACAAAGTTGGTGGACTAGAGGGTGTCAGGACAAAGTACATGCAGGCAGTTCCCAATGTTTCTGCTATAATTGCCACTGGAAATTTCACATACTCTCCCTCCTGTCGCATTGACCCTAAACCAAACTCACTGCACATCCTTCGGGGCCCTCTGGACGAAGACATCCCATGGCCAGGATTCCTTCTTGGTCAGACTCCTGCATCTATTTGGTACTGGTGTGCAGACCAGGTCATTGTCCAGAGAGTATTAGCAGCAAAGAACATCGCTCATGCAAAGTGCTCAACACTTATGGCTGGATTTCTCAAAGTCCTTCCCATGTTCCTCATAGTCATTCCAGGAATGATATCCCGTATCTTGTTCGCAGATGAGATCGCCTGCATTGGGCCAGAACACTGCATGGCTGTGTGTGGTTCTCAGGCCGGCTGCTCAAACATTGCTTACCCTCGCCTGGTCCTGGCCGTAATGCCTGTGGGACTCCGAGGTCTGATGATGGCGGTCATGATTGCCGCCCTGATGAGTGACCTTGACTCGATCTTCAACAGTGCCAGCACCATCTTCACCCTGGACATCTACCAAACCATTCGAAGGAAGGCATCACAGCGTGAGCTGGTGGTTGTAGGCCGCATGTTTGTTGTGGTCATGGTGGCCATCAGTATTGCTTGGGTCCCTGTCATTATTGAAATGCAAGGTGGACAGACGTATCTGTACATCCAGGAAGTTGCTGGCTACCTCACTCCACCAATAGCTGCCCTCTTCCTGCTTGGGGTCTTCTGGAGACGGTGTAACGAGACAGGTGCATTCTGGGGAGGCATGACAGGTTTCGTATTTGGTACCATACGACTGATCTTGGCTTTTATCTATCGCCAGCCTCGCTGTGACCAGCCAGATGACAGGCCTGCTTTCATCATCCATATTCACTACATGTATTTTGCTGCTGGTCTGTTCTGGATGTCAGGGCTGGTGGCTGTCGTGGTCAGCCTCTGCACCGCTTCACCAGATAAGGAGCGGGTCCGTACCACCACATTCTGGGGTCTCAGCAGCATTCAAAGGGTTCCCACAAAAGACCAAGAGGAGATGTACAGGCTAAATGATGAGAACCACTGTAATGGCGACGGAAAGCTTCTTAAAGAAATGCCTCCAGATGTCAGAAAGGAGAGGTGTTTGGATGGAGCGGATGTCAAACTCCTGGTCCCATCCACTGACCATGACCCGGCAACCCCGAGCACAGAAGCCTCACCTGCTACCACTCCTGCAGAACAATTCAGCAATGAAAGGATGGAGATGAGAGCAGAGGAAGGCTGCCAAGGAACTGCGGAGAGTAGCAGGTGCACGCGTTTACTGGACTGGTTATGTTCATACAAGGAGGGAGCACAGAATGCTGAGCAAAAAACCTTGCAGGAAAATGCAGAGATCATTGCAGAGATGCTGCATGAGCCTCCGAGGGTTAAACTTTTCCTCAACGTGGGTCTGGTATGCGTCTGCTCCGTGGGCAtcttcatgtttgtttatttttcactgtaG
- the casq2 gene encoding calsequestrin-2 gives MFCLWLFLLPCLSFVPLASAQKALDFPQYDGKDRVLDINDKNYKRALKKYSTLCLLYHEPIPDNKEHQRQHQMTELVLELVAQVTEQKDIGFGMVDSHKDAKVAKKLGLEEVGSVYIFKADRVIEYDGLLSANTLVEFLLDLLEEPVEVIGNALELRAFDRMEEDIKLIGFFKSEDSDHFDAFKEAAEQFHPYIKFYATFEKSVAKELTLKMNEVDFYEPFMEEPVTIPGKPLSEEDIVEFINEHRRPTLRKLRAEDMFETWEDDIEGIHIVAFAEEEDPDGFEFLEILKEVARDNTHLPDLSIIWIDPDDFPLLIPYWEKTFKVDLFRPQIGVINVTDADSVWLEMDDEEDLPSAQELEDWIEDVLSGKVNTEDDDDEDEDDDDDDDDDDDDDDDDDDDDDDDDEDDDDDDDE, from the exons ATGTTCTGCCTATGGTTGTTCCTGCTCCCTTGCCTGAGCTTCGTGCCTCTGGCCTCAGCTCAGAAGGCCCTGGATTTCCCACAGTATGACGGGAAAGACCGCGTTCTCGACATCAATGACAAGAACTACAAGCGAGCCTTGAAGAAGTACAGCACGCTTTGCTTGCTGTACCATGAACCCATTCCAGACAACAAGGAGCATCAAAGACAACACCAGATGACTGAGCTGGTGCTGGAG CTTGTGGCTCAGGTTACAGAACAGAAGGACATTGGGTTTGGAATGGTGGACTCCCACAAAGATGCAAAGGTCGCAAAGAAACTGG GTTTGGAGGAGGTGggcagtgtatatatatttaaagctGATCGGGTGATTGAGTATGATGGCCTGCTCTCTGCTAACACCCTGGTGGAGTTCCTGTTGGAT CTGTTGGAGGAACCCGTGGAGGTGATCGGGAATGCTCTGGAGCTGAGGGCCTTCGATAGAATGGAGGAAGATATTAAGCTCATTGGTTTCTTCAAGAGTGAAGACTCTGATC ACTTTGATGCATTTAAAGAAGCTGCAGAGCAGTTCCACCCTTACATCAAGTTCTATGCTACATTTGAGAAGTCG GTGGCCAAGGAGCTCACTCTGAAGATGAACGAGGTGGATTTCTACGAACCCTTCATGGAGGAGCCCGTCACAATCCCAGGAAAACCTCTCTCTGAGGAGGATATAGTGGAATTCATAAATGAACACAGGCG ACCAACTCTGAGAAAGCTGCGTGCAGAAGATATGTTTGAGACCTGG GAGGATGATATCGAGGGCATCCACATTGTGGCTTTCGCGGAGGAAGAGGATCCTG ATGGCTTTGAGTTTCTGGAGATCCTGAAGGAGGTGGCGAGGGACAACACTCACCTCCCCGACCTCAGCATCATCTGGATTGACCCTGATGATTTTCCCCTG CTGATCCCCTACTGGGAGAAGACCTTTAAGGTGGACCTGTTCAGGCCACAGATTGGAGTCATAAATGTCACGGAC gctGACAGTGTGTGGCTGGAGATGGACGATGAGGAGGATCTGCCCAGCGCTCAGGAACTGGAGGACTGGATAGAAGATGTTCTCTCTGGCAAAGTCAAcactgaagatgatgatgatgaggatgaggatgatgacgatgacgatgacgacgacgatgatgacgatgacgatgatgacgatgacgacgatgacgatgatgaagatgacgacgatgatgatgatgagtaa
- the LOC131455659 gene encoding potassium voltage-gated channel subfamily E member 2-like, whose translation MWPSKSWQQGNSSDWSNLTLHLEESLTSALGHYLNNWRHNMTAAAEALDMTLAEENVRNIIWYLVVMIGMFAFITVAILVSTVKSKRREHSNDPYHQYIKEDWTAQLQQSGGVVTNFAAL comes from the exons ATGTGGCCTTCAAAATCCTGGCAGCAG GGGAACAGCTCTGATTGGTCCAACCTGACCCTTCACCTGGAGGAGTCCTTGACCAGTGCGTTGGGTCACTATCTCAACAACTGGAGACATAACATGACAGCTGCAGCCGAGGCGTTAGACATGACTCTGGCTGAGGAGAATGTCAGGAACATTATCTGGTATCTGGTGGTGATGATCGGCATGTTTGCCTTCATTACTGTGGCCATCCTGGTGAGCACGGTGAAATCCAAGAGGAGGGAGCACTCCAACGACCCCTACCACCAGTACATCAAGGAGGATTGGACTGCTCAGTTACAGCAGAGTGGCGGGGTAGTGACTAACTTTGCAGCTTTATAA